A DNA window from Pirellulales bacterium contains the following coding sequences:
- a CDS encoding ISAs1 family transposase: MHASTLLEAFGRLEDPRKARGVRHPFAGMVVLTLLGMLARIREMEVLVRWATANWDRLREPLGFDRGAPPCATTFSRTLAKCRVEEFQAALTVWLRAQLAEGATRGAVAVDGKTAKQAVDDDGDPLHMLNAFVHDLQVVVGQWSTGTEKTNEPTVLRRHLAELLDAYPMLRLITGDAIFAQRPLAELITSRGCDYLLQVKDNQPDTLDALVHCFVGAPERPPAAQTTEKSKRGASEKRAGSGSTSTTRRTSARSSICPAAA, encoded by the coding sequence ATGCATGCGTCGACGTTGCTTGAGGCGTTTGGTCGGCTGGAGGATCCGCGTAAGGCGCGGGGAGTGCGTCATCCGTTTGCTGGGATGGTCGTGCTGACGCTGCTGGGGATGCTGGCGCGGATTCGGGAGATGGAGGTTTTGGTCCGCTGGGCGACGGCGAACTGGGACCGACTGCGGGAGCCGCTGGGATTCGACCGGGGCGCGCCGCCCTGTGCGACGACGTTCAGCCGAACGCTCGCCAAGTGCCGGGTCGAAGAGTTTCAAGCCGCATTGACGGTCTGGCTGCGGGCGCAACTCGCCGAGGGAGCGACCCGCGGCGCGGTGGCCGTCGACGGCAAGACGGCCAAGCAAGCCGTCGACGACGATGGCGATCCATTGCACATGCTCAACGCCTTCGTTCACGACCTGCAGGTCGTCGTCGGCCAATGGTCGACCGGGACGGAGAAGACGAACGAACCGACGGTCCTGCGGCGGCATCTGGCAGAGTTGCTCGACGCCTACCCGATGTTACGACTGATCACTGGGGATGCCATCTTCGCCCAGCGGCCGCTGGCGGAATTGATCACCAGCCGCGGCTGCGACTATCTGCTGCAGGTGAAGGACAATCAGCCGGATACGCTCGACGCGCTGGTCCACTGCTTCGTCGGGGCGCCCGAGCGTCCGCCGGCCGCCCAAACGACCGAAAAGAGTAAAAGGGGGGCTTCCGAGAAACGCGCCGGATCTGGGTCGACGTCGACAACGCGACGTACATCCGCGAGGTCCTCGATCTGCCCGGCTGCCGCGTAG
- a CDS encoding transposase, which produces MRYFVSSQDPDQVTAADLLADVRNHWRVENGLHFCKDRWWDEDRHHTRRPGLSACLAALNNAAVTIHRLCSDAAIPLRAAADYVAWNPELGLRMLNS; this is translated from the coding sequence GTGCGGTACTTCGTTTCCAGCCAAGACCCGGACCAAGTCACCGCCGCCGACCTCCTGGCCGACGTGCGCAACCATTGGCGCGTCGAAAACGGCTTGCACTTCTGCAAAGACCGCTGGTGGGACGAAGACCGCCACCATACCCGCAGACCTGGACTCTCCGCCTGCCTGGCCGCCCTCAACAATGCGGCGGTGACCATCCACCGCCTTTGCTCCGATGCGGCCATCCCCCTCCGGGCCGCCGCCGACTACGTCGCCTGGAACCCCGAACTCGGGCTCCGAATGCTCAATTCCTGA
- the dnaG gene encoding DNA primase translates to MAYLDSQDAKEQIRQAVDIVDLVGSYVALRRQGRGYVGLCPWHDDSRPSFQVNPERQSYKCWVCDVGGDVFSFVMKAEGVEFREALEMLAERAGIELTRGKSGGGNDAADADPFAKQNLLRVMAWAEEQFHRCLLRDPAAEPARRYLAERGISEASVAQFRLGFAPQQWSWILELGGAAGFSPPVLERVGLVIRNEAGRYYDRYRGRTIFSIRDVRSRPIAFGGRVIPELVSDDDPNAGGAKYINSPETPLFSKSSQLYALDLARDAVREEGGLLVMEGYTDVIMAHQHGVKHAVAVLGTALGDKHIPLVRRFTDSLTLVLDGDAAGQNRTMDILDNLLALFVENEVELKILSLPTGGDPCDVILSQGSEAFRRLLSTAVDALEHKINAVTNGLATAPSAHRSAQAVEAILATLARALPQTAPSSAALLRQEQVVARVARQFGVAADSLRDRLKAIRRDQRKRLASVRASDAAPPETESAAGDLVRASATAWDREVLELLLHHPHTATELFAHIAAEDFASEAARIAYAAIAALDAEGELLAYDRWMLALDDVDAKNLLVDCDERGSGKAGSDVQLRVRGVLADLERRRREPEDERQLAQFRQKAFLDSTQEDQALLDYYRRLGGKSN, encoded by the coding sequence GTGGCCTATCTCGACTCCCAGGACGCCAAAGAGCAGATCCGCCAGGCGGTCGATATTGTCGACCTCGTGGGGAGCTACGTCGCGCTGCGCCGGCAAGGGCGGGGGTACGTCGGGCTTTGCCCCTGGCATGACGACTCGCGACCCAGTTTTCAGGTGAACCCCGAGCGGCAGTCCTATAAGTGCTGGGTCTGCGACGTCGGAGGGGATGTTTTCTCGTTTGTCATGAAGGCCGAGGGGGTCGAGTTCCGCGAGGCCCTGGAGATGCTCGCCGAACGCGCGGGGATCGAGTTGACGCGCGGCAAGTCGGGCGGCGGGAACGACGCGGCTGACGCCGATCCCTTCGCCAAGCAAAACCTGTTGCGGGTCATGGCGTGGGCCGAGGAGCAGTTTCATCGCTGCCTGCTCCGCGACCCGGCGGCCGAGCCGGCGCGGCGCTATCTCGCCGAACGCGGAATCAGCGAAGCCAGCGTCGCGCAGTTTCGGCTGGGGTTCGCCCCTCAGCAATGGTCGTGGATCTTAGAACTCGGCGGCGCTGCGGGCTTCAGTCCGCCGGTCTTAGAACGCGTCGGTCTCGTGATCCGCAACGAAGCGGGCCGGTATTACGACCGGTACCGCGGACGCACGATCTTTTCGATTCGAGACGTTCGCTCGCGCCCGATCGCGTTCGGCGGCCGAGTGATCCCCGAGCTCGTCAGCGACGACGATCCGAACGCCGGCGGCGCCAAGTACATCAACAGCCCCGAGACGCCGCTGTTCTCCAAGAGCAGCCAGCTCTACGCGCTCGATCTGGCCCGCGACGCGGTTCGTGAAGAAGGGGGCCTGTTGGTCATGGAGGGCTATACCGACGTCATCATGGCCCACCAACATGGCGTGAAGCATGCGGTGGCCGTGCTCGGCACAGCGCTGGGGGACAAGCATATCCCGCTCGTGCGGCGGTTCACCGACAGCCTGACGCTGGTGCTCGACGGCGACGCCGCGGGGCAGAACCGCACGATGGACATCCTCGACAATCTGCTAGCACTGTTCGTCGAAAACGAGGTGGAACTGAAAATTCTGAGCTTGCCAACAGGGGGCGATCCGTGTGATGTTATTCTCTCGCAAGGAAGCGAAGCGTTTCGTCGGCTGCTTTCCACGGCGGTCGACGCCCTCGAACACAAGATCAACGCTGTGACCAACGGATTGGCGACAGCCCCCAGTGCTCATCGCTCGGCGCAGGCCGTCGAAGCGATTCTCGCGACGCTCGCCCGGGCGTTGCCGCAGACCGCCCCCAGTTCCGCGGCGCTGCTTCGCCAGGAGCAGGTCGTCGCTCGGGTGGCCCGGCAGTTCGGCGTTGCGGCCGATTCGTTGCGCGACCGGCTCAAGGCGATCCGACGCGACCAACGTAAGCGACTCGCCTCGGTGCGTGCGAGCGACGCGGCGCCCCCCGAAACGGAAAGCGCCGCGGGCGACCTCGTCCGCGCGTCCGCGACAGCGTGGGATCGAGAGGTCCTCGAATTGCTCCTGCACCACCCGCACACGGCGACCGAGTTGTTCGCCCACATCGCGGCCGAGGACTTCGCCTCTGAGGCGGCCCGCATCGCCTACGCCGCCATTGCGGCGCTCGACGCCGAGGGCGAGCTGCTCGCCTACGATCGTTGGATGCTCGCCCTGGACGACGTCGACGCGAAGAACCTGCTCGTCGATTGCGACGAACGGGGCAGCGGCAAGGCCGGCTCGGACGTGCAACTGCGCGTCCGCGGCGTGCTGGCCGACCTCGAACGCCGCCGCCGCGAACCCGAGGACGAGCGGCAACTCGCTCAGTTCCGTCAAAAAGCGTTTCTTGATTCGACGCAGGAGGACCAAGCGCTGTTGGACTATTACCGACGCTTAGGAGGCAAGTCGAACTAG